One part of the Coffea eugenioides isolate CCC68of chromosome 10, Ceug_1.0, whole genome shotgun sequence genome encodes these proteins:
- the LOC113748887 gene encoding 60S ribosomal protein L15, with translation MGAYTYVSELWRKKQSDVMRFLLRVRCWEYRQLPSIVRVTRPTRPDKARRLGYKAKQGYVVYRVRVRRGGRKRPVPKGIVYGKPTNQGVTQLKFQRSKRSVAEERAGRKLGGLRVLNSYWINEDSTYKYYEVILVDPAHAAIRNDPRINWLCQPVHKHRELRGLTSAGKKYRGLRGKGHLHHKARPSRRATWKRNQTLSLRRYR, from the exons ATGG GGGCTTATACCTACGTTTCGGAGCTATGGAGGAAGAAGCAATCGGATGTGATGAGGTTTCTGCTGAGGGTTCGTTGCTGGGAGTATCGTCAGCTTCCTTCCATTGTCCGGGTTACCAGGCCTACCCGACCCGACAAGGCCCGCCGCCTCGGGTACAAGGCCAAGCAG GGTTATGTGGTTTACCGTGTACGGGTGAGACGTGGTGGAAGGAAGAGGCCAGTTCCCAAGGGTATTGTATATGGGAAACCCACAAACCAGGGTGTTACTCAGCTGAAGTTTCAGAGAAGCAAGCGCTCAGTTGCAGAGGAGCGAGCTGGAAGAAAACTGGGTGGTCTCAGGGTTCTCAATTCTTATTGGATCAATGAG GACTCTACCTACAAATACTATGAGGTAATCTTGGTTGATCCTGCCCATGCTGCCATCCGCAATGACCCTAGGATCAACTGGTTGTGCCAGCCAGTCCACAAGCACAGAGAACTTCGTGGACTTACTTCAGCAGGGAAGAAATACAGGGGTCTTCGTGGAAAGGGGCACTTGCACCACAAAGCACGACCATCAAGAAGGGCTACTTGGAAGAGAAACCAGACTCTCTCCCTTCGTCGTTATCGCTAA